CTTAAAGTTGTATTAAATTCAAACAACCTTTCAACAATTAATTGTCCCCCTACTAGGGCAATAATACTAATAAAGATAGAACCTGCTATTAAATATTTGTGCCTGTATGTACGTAAACATTCACGCGCAACGTTTACTACAAGTAATCCTAAAAATGTAATTGGTCCAACTAACGCTGTAGAAATAGAAACTAGAATTGCAATTACAATTAAAAGCTTTTTCACAACTTTATCGTAATCTACACCTAAATTAATAGCCTCTTCTCTTCCTAGCGATAGTACATCTAATAACTTCAGTTCTTTATATACGTAAGCGAGAACTAATAGAATCCCAATGATAGACGTTACAAGTAACTCTGTTCTCACGTTATTTACACTTGCAAACATTTTCCCTTGTACAATTTGAAACTCATTTGGATCAATGAGTACTTGCATAAAAGAGGATAAACTTTGAAAGAACGTTCCAAATATTAATCCAATTAACAATAAGAAATAAATATTGCTTCCTTCTCTCTTAAAGAGAAATTTATAAAGAAACAGTGAAAAAATAACCATTAAGCTTACTGATACAAGAAAATTAACATTTGTATTCATCATTGTGATATGTTTTGAACCGAATACAAACACTACAAATGTTTGCATAAACATATAAAGTGAATCTAGACCGATAATGCTTGGTGTTAAAATACGGTTGTTACTAATTGTTTGAAAAATCATAGACGAAAACGCAATTGCTCCGCCCGTTATAACCATTGCCAACAATTTCTTACCTCTTCTTGGCAATGCATAATCTAATGTATTCATATTTAAGTTAATAAATAAAAATATCCCCATGGCTACAACTGATGCAATGGCAAGCACTGCCAACATTTTTTTATGACTTGTTTGTTTTCTATGCTGCATATGCGTTTCTCCTCATCAATAAATAAAGGAAGATTCCGCTTCCAATTACTGCCACTGTAAGGCCAATAGAAATCTCGTACGGATAAATAACGACGCGGCCAAGTATATCGCAAGCAAGTACAAAGACCGCTCCTAGTAAAGCAGTATGAGGTAAACTATTCTTTAAATTATCTCCACGATAAATAGAAACAATATTCGGAATAATAAGCCCTAGAAATGGAATCATACCAACAGTCAAAACAACTAATGCGGAGATTAAAGAAACGATAATTAGCCCGATATTTAGCACTCGGTTGTAATTCATCCCTAAGTTGGCCGCAAAATCTTCACCCATTCCAGCAACTGTAAATCGATTTGCATATAAGAAGGCGATAATGACAAGTGGGATACTTAAATATAAAATTTCATATCTTCCTTTCATCACCATTGAAAAATCCCCTTGTAGCCATGCAGAAATGTTCTGAATTAGGTCGTATTTATAAGCAAAGAATGTCGTTATAGAGCTGATAATGTTCCCAAACATAATTCCCACAAGCGGGATAAAAATCGCATCCTTAAACTTAATTCTCTTCAAAATTTGCATAAATAAAAATGTACCAGCTAATGCAAAGACAAATGCAACAAACATTTTTTCAAGCGGGCTCGCTGTCGTGAATAGCATCAATGAAACTAAAACCCCTAGCTTTGCACTATCCATTGTCCCCGCAGTTGTCGGGGATACAAATTTATTTCTGCTAAGTTGCTGCATAATTAAACCACTTATACTTAAGCTAACACCAGCAACAATAATACTGATTAGACGTGGTAATCTACTAATAAATACAATTTGCATTTTTTCTTGATTCCAGTGCAAAATATCTGCTAGATTAACCTCTTTTACACCGATAAAAATAGACACAATTGATAAAACAATAAGCATGATAAACAAATATCTCTTTTTCATAATTTCTTCATGGTGCAGATTATGTTCTGTCGCCATCATTTGATTTCATACAGATTATAATCCTATCATTTTATCCCCCTTTGTCTATTTATAAGATAATAGAAAAGAAAATGATTCTCTTTATCAATTAAAGGTATACTTTATACTTTCAATCTGACGTTTTGGCAATAATCAGATTACCAACTTAATGATAATGAAATTCATTAACAATGTCAATGAATTCCATTATTGTTTATATCGCTTTTTTATTCATATTAGGAAACTTATTATATCTATAGAATTAATAAAAAGCCCAACTTCCCTTTGAGATAAGAAAAATTGCACTTTCTTCTTTTTCTTTTGAACCAAATTTCAATTTTGCCAAAACTTCCGCTAACGCAGGATTACGCGGCTCATCATCTTGATTTTATTGTTTCATATACTTCGCAACATCGCGTTTTGATCTTTTCCGCCTTGTGAAATAATGGTTTGTCCTTTTAAAAAAGGACAAAGATATCCTACTATTTTGTTATATCCGAAATACTAAAATTTTCACCCTCTTAACTAGTCAAAGATATAGAGTATTTAATTCATAACAAAAGGTTAGAATCTTCGGCATAACTGAATCCACAAAGGATGTATGCTATATTTAACTTACGGAAACTTGAAAGGATGTTTTAAATATGGCAAAAAGTGTTGTAATTGCTGAAAAACCTTCTGTTGCACGTGATATTGCGCGTGTATTGAAGTGTGATAAAAAAGGAAATGGTTATCTTGAAGGTAATAAATATATCGTTACTTGGGCTTTAGGGCATCTTGTTACATTAGCAGACCCAGAAAGCTATGATGTGAAATACAAAAAGTGGAATTTAGAAGATCTGCCAATGCTACCTGAACGTTTGAAATTGACAGTGATTAAGCAAACTGGCAAACAGTTTAATGCCGTTAAAAGTCAACTGATTAGAAAAGATGTTACTGAAATAATAGTGGCTACAGACGCAGGAAGAGAGGGAGAATTAGTCGCGCGTTGGATTATTGATAAAGTTAAAATTAATAAACCTATCAAGCGTCTATGGATTTCATCTGTTACCGATAAAGCAATCAAAGATGGCTTCGCAAACTTAAAGCCAGGTAAAGCATATGAAAATTTATACGCTTCAGCTGTCGCACGTTCGGAGGCTGACTGGTATATCGGGCTTAATGCAACACGTGCATTAACTACTCGATTTAATGCTCAACTAAACTGTGGTCGTGTACAAACACCTACTGTGGCTATCATTGCAGGTCGTGAAGACGAAATTAAAAACTTTAAAGCTCAAACATACTACGGAATTGAAGCTCAAACAACAGATAAGTTAAAGCTAACTTGGCAAGATGGGAAAGGCAATGGTCGTAGTTTTGATAAAGCGAAAATCGATACGATTGTGAAAAAACTCGATAAACAAAATGCCACTGTCACGGAAATTGAGAAAAAGCAGAAAAAATCATTCGCTCCTGGTCTTTATGATTTAACTGAGCTACAACGTGATGCGAATAAAATCTTTGGTTACTCTGCAAAAGAAACATTAAACATTATGCAAAAATTATATGAGCAACATAAAGTACTCACTTACCCTCGTACAGATTCGCGCTATATTTCATCTGATATCGTCGGAACACTTCCAGAGCGTCTAAAAGCGTGTGGAGTAGGAGAATACCGTCCTTTAGCTCATAAAATTTTAAATAAGC
This sequence is a window from Bacillus pseudomycoides DSM 12442. Protein-coding genes within it:
- a CDS encoding ABC transporter permease — translated: MKKRYLFIMLIVLSIVSIFIGVKEVNLADILHWNQEKMQIVFISRLPRLISIIVAGVSLSISGLIMQQLSRNKFVSPTTAGTMDSAKLGVLVSLMLFTTASPLEKMFVAFVFALAGTFLFMQILKRIKFKDAIFIPLVGIMFGNIISSITTFFAYKYDLIQNISAWLQGDFSMVMKGRYEILYLSIPLVIIAFLYANRFTVAGMGEDFAANLGMNYNRVLNIGLIIVSLISALVVLTVGMIPFLGLIIPNIVSIYRGDNLKNSLPHTALLGAVFVLACDILGRVVIYPYEISIGLTVAVIGSGIFLYLLMRRNAYAA
- a CDS encoding iron chelate uptake ABC transporter family permease subunit translates to MGIFLFINLNMNTLDYALPRRGKKLLAMVITGGAIAFSSMIFQTISNNRILTPSIIGLDSLYMFMQTFVVFVFGSKHITMMNTNVNFLVSVSLMVIFSLFLYKFLFKREGSNIYFLLLIGLIFGTFFQSLSSFMQVLIDPNEFQIVQGKMFASVNNVRTELLVTSIIGILLVLAYVYKELKLLDVLSLGREEAINLGVDYDKVVKKLLIVIAILVSISTALVGPITFLGLLVVNVARECLRTYRHKYLIAGSIFISIIALVGGQLIVERLFEFNTTLSVIVNFVGGVYFIYLLLKESKAW